GGCCAAGGCCGTCGAGGAGAAGGTCATGGTGCGCGCCCTGCCCTTCCTCGAGACGGTGTCGTTCTCGCCGCCTCTGTGCATCACGGCCGCCGAGTGCGACGAGGCGATCGAGCGCTTCGCTCGCGGGCTGCAGGCGGCGACCCCCGAGCTCGAACGGCTGGCGGCGGCGTCGATCCCCTGATAGGACGGCCGTCCGGCCCGCGGGCAACACGGAGGATGGCGAAGGTGCCGAGGCAAGACGTGATCGACGTGCCGACGGATATCGTCGCCGGTTCCTTCGACGAGGGCGGCTCGCAGGACAGCGCGACGCTCGGCCGGCAGGTTCACCAGGCGATCGAGGAACGCCTGCTGACCGGCCGGCTGCTGCCCGGCACCAAGGTGAGCCTGCGGGGCCTGGCGCAGGATCTCGGCACAAGCATGCAGCCCGTGCGCGAGGCGGTCAGCCGTCTCGTGGCCGCCTCGGCGCTGGAGTTCACGTCGAGCCGCGTGATCCGCGTGACCACGCTGGACTGGCGGCAAGCGAGCGATCTCTGGGCGATGCGCCTCCTGCTCGAGGGCGAAGCCTGCGCCCAGTTCGCGGAGCGGCGCGTGCGCGACGAGGCGGAGCGCCTGTTCGCGAACACCGAGCGCATGCGCGCGCTCGATTTCGGCGCCGACCTCCACCACACCATGTCCGCCATCCTCGACTGGAACCTGGACCTCGCCCGCGGCGCCAGCTCGCCGCTCCTGGTCGACACGATCATGACCTTGCGCGTGCGTTTCGCGCCGACGATCGCCCTGGCGCTGAGCCGGCCGGAGCCGTTCGATCCGGTGTTCCGCGACTTCACCCTGCACATCCAGGACGAGCTGATCATGGCGATCGTGGCCGGCGACGCCGCCAGCGCGCGCCATCTGCGCTGCGCCGACCTGCGATCCTTCCAACGCTATCTGTTCGAGCGGCTGAACTGGCCGAACGCTATCTAGGGACGGCTCCTTGCCGGTCCTGCACGCGACAGCGAGAACGAACCATGGCTCCGGACTGTCGAACACCGCGTCTGCTGCTGCGCCC
Above is a genomic segment from Geminicoccaceae bacterium SCSIO 64248 containing:
- a CDS encoding GntR family transcriptional regulator, giving the protein MPRQDVIDVPTDIVAGSFDEGGSQDSATLGRQVHQAIEERLLTGRLLPGTKVSLRGLAQDLGTSMQPVREAVSRLVAASALEFTSSRVIRVTTLDWRQASDLWAMRLLLEGEACAQFAERRVRDEAERLFANTERMRALDFGADLHHTMSAILDWNLDLARGASSPLLVDTIMTLRVRFAPTIALALSRPEPFDPVFRDFTLHIQDELIMAIVAGDAASARHLRCADLRSFQRYLFERLNWPNAI